The proteins below come from a single Magallana gigas chromosome 10, xbMagGiga1.1, whole genome shotgun sequence genomic window:
- the LOC105346541 gene encoding calcitonin gene-related peptide type 1 receptor isoform X2 — MERLYHALITILCLCLVVVKSEYCRVRSNNNLSDVAYRQTTCTLCYNYLVKSHDKPQFRSSPAAEGICLNHTRRNEIVCPTHDNQTTMDYVCSTLSTSKCVQWTACCVSAWECCLSHKQENTSRRAAVGQCPGTWDGWLCWDRSPAGSVVSQACPSFLKYSSADARAVKNCTEGGTWWSDVTVGEHTDYSQCLSGRGLQDKIDFFKKVTVVRISVNSVGLVLLCSSIGILLFYRQLRIQQRIKLHVHLFLSLLVRGVLELCWDVAIRYRRLEQGSQGTDDLGCKFLYIMNRFGWSAPFFWMLCEGFFLHRLLIKTFERQKTLIYYYIFGWGTPVILILIYLGIKIETSKSSPSSSTDYCWLDTASSAETGLYWIIFAPTILCLVLNLVFFINILRILIRQVRTLPSEPSNFRKALKATFILIPLFGLHQFFLIYQPTADEDGYEFFQMVGGVINNAQGIMVALIFCFLNGEVISHIKSSYNNVRLQQSIDRRRSLTSQTNTRRFSASSVNIHQNGLPYVSSFHDLNDTLKLAEKNNIPMEEIHADGMVNHGCETIETKENGHVQ, encoded by the exons ATGGAGCGGCTCTATCATGCACTCATTACTATACTGTGTCTGTGTCTG GTCGTTGTTAAATCAGAGTACTGCAGGGTTCGATCCAACAACAACCTGTCTGACGTTGCCTACCGACAGACCACATGTACCCTGTGTTACAACTACCTGGTCAAATCCCACGATAAGCCGCAGTTCCGGTCCTCCCCGGCCGCTGAGGGGATCTGTCTGAACCACACCCGACGGAACGAGATTGTGTGTCCCACACACGACAACCAAACCACCATGGACTACGTGTGTAGTACCTTAAGTACAAGCAAGTGCGTTCAGTGGACTGCTTGCTGCGTCAGTGCGTGGGAGTGTTGTCTCTCCCACAAACAGGAGAACACGAGTCGCCGCGCGGCAGTGGGTCAGTGCCCGGGGACCTGGGATGGTTGGCTGTGCTGGGACAGGTCCCCCGCGGGGTCCGTTGTCAGTCAGGCGTGCCCAAGCTTCCTCAAATACTCATCCGCGGATG CCAGAGCTGTAAAAAACTGCACGGAGGGAGGAACGTGGTGGTCCGACGTCACAGTGGGCGAACACACGGACTACAGCCAGTGTCTGAGTGGGCGGGGCCTACAGGACAAGATTGAC TTTTTCAAGAAAGTGACAGTGGTTCGAATCTCTGTAAACAGTGTTGGACTCGTGCTCCTGTGTTCCTCCATTGGGATTCTTCTGTTTTACAG ACAGCTGAGGATACAGCAGAGGATCAAGCTACACGTGCACCTGTTCCTGTCCCTGCTGGTCAGGGGGGTGCTGGAGCTCTGCTGGGATGTAGCCATCCGCTACAGGAGACTCGAACAGGGATCCCAGGGCACGGACGAT CTCGGATGTAAGTTCCTGTACATCATGAATCGCTTTGGATGGTCGGCGCCATTTTTCTGGATGTTGTGTGAGGGGTTTTTCCTACATAGACTATTAATCAAGACATTCGAACGACAGAAAACTTTGATTTACTACTACATCTTTGGATGGG gAACACCGGTGATCCTCATCCTTATATACCTAGGCATCAAAATAGAGACCTCAAAATCATCCCCGTCCTCATCAACGGA TTACTGCTGGCTGGACACGGCGTCATCAGCAGAGACCGGTCTATACTGGATTATATTCGCCCCCACCATACTCTGTCTAGTG CTAAATCTAGTGTTCTTCATCAACATTCTGCGGATTTTGATCAGACAGGTACGCACATTACCATCAGAACCCAGTAACTTCAG GAAGGCTCTGAAGGCCACCTTTATCCTAATCCCTCTGTTTGGGCTCCATCAGTTTTTCCTGATTTACCAGCCGACAGCGGACGAGGACGGCTACGAGTTCTTCCAGATGGTGGGCGGGGTCATTAACAATGCTCAG GGAATCATGGTCGCACTGATATTCTGTTTTTTAAATGGCGAG GTCATTTCTCAtataaaatcttcttacaaCAACGTACGACTTCAGCAGAGCATAGACAGACGGAGAAGTCTGACGTCACAGACAAACACCCGCCGGTTCTCGGCGTCCTCGGTCAACATCCACCAAAATGGCCTCCCTTACGTCTCGTCTTTTCACGACTTGAACGATACGTTGAAACTGGCTGAGAAAAACAACATTCCAATGGAAGAGATACATGCGGACGGAATGGTCAACCATGGATGTGAAACCATAGAAACCAAAGAAAACGGTCACGTGCAATAA
- the LOC105346541 gene encoding calcitonin gene-related peptide type 1 receptor isoform X1: MLGVRRENLPMERLYHALITILCLCLVVVKSEYCRVRSNNNLSDVAYRQTTCTLCYNYLVKSHDKPQFRSSPAAEGICLNHTRRNEIVCPTHDNQTTMDYVCSTLSTSKCVQWTACCVSAWECCLSHKQENTSRRAAVGQCPGTWDGWLCWDRSPAGSVVSQACPSFLKYSSADARAVKNCTEGGTWWSDVTVGEHTDYSQCLSGRGLQDKIDFFKKVTVVRISVNSVGLVLLCSSIGILLFYRQLRIQQRIKLHVHLFLSLLVRGVLELCWDVAIRYRRLEQGSQGTDDLGCKFLYIMNRFGWSAPFFWMLCEGFFLHRLLIKTFERQKTLIYYYIFGWGTPVILILIYLGIKIETSKSSPSSSTDYCWLDTASSAETGLYWIIFAPTILCLVLNLVFFINILRILIRQVRTLPSEPSNFRKALKATFILIPLFGLHQFFLIYQPTADEDGYEFFQMVGGVINNAQGIMVALIFCFLNGEVISHIKSSYNNVRLQQSIDRRRSLTSQTNTRRFSASSVNIHQNGLPYVSSFHDLNDTLKLAEKNNIPMEEIHADGMVNHGCETIETKENGHVQ; encoded by the exons ATGCTTGGAGTGAGAAG AGAAAACCTACCAATGGAGCGGCTCTATCATGCACTCATTACTATACTGTGTCTGTGTCTG GTCGTTGTTAAATCAGAGTACTGCAGGGTTCGATCCAACAACAACCTGTCTGACGTTGCCTACCGACAGACCACATGTACCCTGTGTTACAACTACCTGGTCAAATCCCACGATAAGCCGCAGTTCCGGTCCTCCCCGGCCGCTGAGGGGATCTGTCTGAACCACACCCGACGGAACGAGATTGTGTGTCCCACACACGACAACCAAACCACCATGGACTACGTGTGTAGTACCTTAAGTACAAGCAAGTGCGTTCAGTGGACTGCTTGCTGCGTCAGTGCGTGGGAGTGTTGTCTCTCCCACAAACAGGAGAACACGAGTCGCCGCGCGGCAGTGGGTCAGTGCCCGGGGACCTGGGATGGTTGGCTGTGCTGGGACAGGTCCCCCGCGGGGTCCGTTGTCAGTCAGGCGTGCCCAAGCTTCCTCAAATACTCATCCGCGGATG CCAGAGCTGTAAAAAACTGCACGGAGGGAGGAACGTGGTGGTCCGACGTCACAGTGGGCGAACACACGGACTACAGCCAGTGTCTGAGTGGGCGGGGCCTACAGGACAAGATTGAC TTTTTCAAGAAAGTGACAGTGGTTCGAATCTCTGTAAACAGTGTTGGACTCGTGCTCCTGTGTTCCTCCATTGGGATTCTTCTGTTTTACAG ACAGCTGAGGATACAGCAGAGGATCAAGCTACACGTGCACCTGTTCCTGTCCCTGCTGGTCAGGGGGGTGCTGGAGCTCTGCTGGGATGTAGCCATCCGCTACAGGAGACTCGAACAGGGATCCCAGGGCACGGACGAT CTCGGATGTAAGTTCCTGTACATCATGAATCGCTTTGGATGGTCGGCGCCATTTTTCTGGATGTTGTGTGAGGGGTTTTTCCTACATAGACTATTAATCAAGACATTCGAACGACAGAAAACTTTGATTTACTACTACATCTTTGGATGGG gAACACCGGTGATCCTCATCCTTATATACCTAGGCATCAAAATAGAGACCTCAAAATCATCCCCGTCCTCATCAACGGA TTACTGCTGGCTGGACACGGCGTCATCAGCAGAGACCGGTCTATACTGGATTATATTCGCCCCCACCATACTCTGTCTAGTG CTAAATCTAGTGTTCTTCATCAACATTCTGCGGATTTTGATCAGACAGGTACGCACATTACCATCAGAACCCAGTAACTTCAG GAAGGCTCTGAAGGCCACCTTTATCCTAATCCCTCTGTTTGGGCTCCATCAGTTTTTCCTGATTTACCAGCCGACAGCGGACGAGGACGGCTACGAGTTCTTCCAGATGGTGGGCGGGGTCATTAACAATGCTCAG GGAATCATGGTCGCACTGATATTCTGTTTTTTAAATGGCGAG GTCATTTCTCAtataaaatcttcttacaaCAACGTACGACTTCAGCAGAGCATAGACAGACGGAGAAGTCTGACGTCACAGACAAACACCCGCCGGTTCTCGGCGTCCTCGGTCAACATCCACCAAAATGGCCTCCCTTACGTCTCGTCTTTTCACGACTTGAACGATACGTTGAAACTGGCTGAGAAAAACAACATTCCAATGGAAGAGATACATGCGGACGGAATGGTCAACCATGGATGTGAAACCATAGAAACCAAAGAAAACGGTCACGTGCAATAA
- the LOC105346554 gene encoding F-box/LRR-repeat protein 18 encodes MEETNFDCLPDDLIIRIFKNVSAEDLCTIYNVSKRFRRLAFDRSLVRHSDFEQCYGTTPSSFTDYIKSNSSMLESLSLNHCYWLTGRCVETAVLKCKNLTQLYLLDIGLSTKQLCKILSSLQKLEALAFTVASVDEFDNNLNASESAQRTMCNIKHLTIHFKVGITPRTEPSISVQFIQKKNSFIEHCRELTSLHVMGHPNLGCGLPKLLLQPNVVKVSNLKNLKHLSLNYAIDPAARIFYYGTLMSVAKLHLKLKTVLNPSANFSSERNMDFWKNFWNSQDDLEYLDLSNISLKNIFPTIFDPGVVKKNLLYLNISQTDSREVGMNLATLGHVCPNLQSLNLKNSQLVYLHKGALEQVGAPIKQQMTFDIEGFSSLVSMCHQIVHLNLSNIHIHEVSGLQKTFVNALTTLTGLRSLALSPCCLRLQDCETREPEDSPGCSQSGKKQAASTVMVQYAKKRRISLHTASTSQPSVLPDSEDTDLDPASTLYPRCKTGLESLTEACPRLSHLELISAGLVRPVIHRGSIGLAPRPCVYVPCVESYALTDAELSYLGRLSNLQYLQLAGLPGIISGSFLSHIAKQCPQLKQLHLSYLGLTAHCIYTNQLCQAFQHFTSLIDLRLEHAYLSIDQLFCRSARKCRSLQRFCVVSKNGSLDPDAVTGLMSELPRLMVLQLFTDSTQTMCKKLMKALKDRFQSTRPALSVTIYPLFDQDTAYVMNKIPTKHLEELTIFSSKICQQPPGQCRVKAKTRDRSGKVTV; translated from the exons ATGGAGGAAACGAATTTTGATTGTCTTCCAGACGACTTGATCATCAGAATTTTTAAGAATGTTTCCGCGGAAGATCTATGTACGATATATAACGTTAGCAAGCGCTTCAGGCGGCTAGCCTTTGACAGAAGTCTCGTGAG ACATTCGGATTTTGAGCAGTGCTATGGAACCACCCCTTCCTCGTTCACTGACTACATCAAATCTAACAGCTCCATGCTAGAAAGCCTGAGTCTGAACCACTGCTACTGGCTGACTGGGCGCTGTGTGGAGACTGCTGTGCTCAAGTGTAAAAACCTGACCCAGCTCTATCTGCTAGACATTGGTCTTTCAACAAAACAACTTTGTAAAATTCTGTCCTCACTCCAAAAGCTGGAGGCCCTCGCCTTTACGGTGGCCAGTGTGGATGAATTTGACAATAATCTAAATGCCTCCGAGTCTGCTCAGAGGACTATGTGCAATATCAAACATCTGACAATTCATTTCAAAGTGGGGATCACTCCACGGACAGAGCCATCAATATCGGTACAGTTCATTCAAAAGAAGAACTCATTCATCGAGCACTGCCGAGAACTGACCTCTCTTCATGTGATGGGACATCCCAACTTGGGCTGTGGATTGCCCAAACTTCTCCTTCAACCAAATGTTGTCAAAGTCAGCAACCTCAAAAACTTAAAGCATTTGTCGCTAAATTATGCCATAGATCCAGCGGCAAGGATATTCTATTATGGGACCTTAATGTCTGTAGCCAAGCTACATCTCAAGTTAAAAACAGTCCTTAATCCTTCTGCAAATTTTAGTTCTGAAAGGAACATGGACTTCTGGAAAAACTTCTGGAATTCTCAGGATGATTTGGAGTATCTAGACTTATCCAATATATCACTGAAGAACATATTTCCAACTATTTTTGATCCAGGTGTTGTTAAAAAGAATctgttatatttaaatatatctcAAACAGACAGTAGAGAAGTGGGGATGAATCTAGCCACTCTGGGCCATGTTTGTCCAAACCTTCAAAGCTTAAATCTGAAAAACAGTCAGCTAGTGTATCTACATAAGGGGGCATTAGAGCAGGTTGGAGCACCAATA AAGCAGCAGATGACCTTTGACATTGAGGGTTTCAGCAGCTTGGTCAGCATGTGCCATCAAATTGTCCATCTTAACCTCAGCAACATTCATATCCACGAGGTCAGCGGGCTACAGAAGACGTTTGTTAACGCCCTCACCACACTAACAG GGTTACGCTCTCTAGCTCTGTCGCCATGTTGCCTACGATTACAGGACTGCGAGACCAGGGAGCCCGAGGACAGTCCGGGGTGTTCACAGTCCGGGAAGAAGCAGGCCGCCTCCACGGTGATGGTCCAGTACGCCAAAAAGAGGCGGATATCTCTCCACACTGCATCCACCTCCCAG CCATCGGTCTTGCCTGACTCTGAGGACACTGACCTTGACCCAGCCTCCACCCTGTACCCTCGGTGTAAGACGGGCCTTGAGTCGCTGACCGAGGCCTGCCCCCGCCTCTCCCACCTAGAACTGATCAGTGCTGGACTGGTCAGGCCTGTGATACACAGAGGGTCCATCGGACTGGCACCACGGCCCTGTGTCTATGTCCCATG TGTGGAGTCGTATGCCCTAACAGATGCAGAGTTGTCATACCTGGGACGACTCTCTAATCTCCAGTACCTACAGCTAGCTGGATTACCAG GCATTATAAGTGGATCGTTTCTGTCACACATTGCTAAGCAGTGTCCTCAGCTGAAACAGCTCCACCTGTCGTACCTAGGCCTGACCGCCCACTGTATCTACACCAACCAGCTCTGTCAGGCCTTCCAGCACTTTACCTCCCTCATCGATCTCAG GTTAGAGCACGCCTACTTGTCCATCGATCAGCTGTTTTGTCGGTCAGCCAGGAAGTGTAGGTCTCTGCAGCGGTTCTGTGTGGTGTCCAAGAACGGTAGTCTGGACCCTGACGCGGTGACAGGCCTGATGTCTGAG CTTCCTCGTCTGATGGTACTACAGCTGTTCACTGATTCAACTCAAACCATGTGTAAAAAACTGATGAAGGCCCTGAAAGACAG GTTCCAGAGTACCCGGCCAGCACTTAGTGTGACCATCTACCCTCTGTTTGACCAGGATACAGCGTACGTCATGAACAAAATCCCCACCAAACACCTGGAGGAACTGACCATATTCAGCTCCAAGATCTGTCAACAGCCTCCAGGACAGTGTAGGGTCAAGGCCAAAACCAGAGACCGCTCAGGCAAGGTCACTGTATGA